AAACCAGGAGCAGATCATCATTGCACAAAACATATCCCTAATAAGGGCTGGATCACtcaacctttttctttttatttttcttttctctctctctttctcttttttttcctatcttgtCTGAAATGGCTTCCCCACaggacatttttaaatgattcttaaTTGCAGGGTAGCCAAGTGGAGTATGTCTGTTGCTGGCATGTGAACACTGGCTGGACCTGTGCAATGTAGTAATTGCTAAAGTTGGCATCTGCTACATAGGGGGCCGGCTGGTAATAGCAAGTGACATTGGCCACGTTAGGGATGACATTCTGGTCAGCTAGCACCCGGATAGCCAGCATTGTGATCAGGTTTAAAGTCTGTCTTCTTTCGTGTCCCATCAGACACACGGTACTCTCATTCACCACTCCATGAAGGGTCATGAGATAGTCATACTTGCGGTCTTCCAAGCCCACGAAGTGGTTCTGCAAATAGGACTCCAGTTTTCTCTGCTGCTCTCCAATGTCTGAGAAGTCGATGAAAAACCTGGAACACATATACCTCTGAAGGGTCTTGATTTCATCAGAGGCGGGCCTAAAGCCCCTCACTAAGAGGTTGCAGTACTTTAACAGGCCTCCCCCTCTGATTTCCTCCGGGTTCCTCGTGGCAATGATCTTGTTACAAAGGTGATCAAAGGCTTCATGGAAATCGCCATAGACGCTCTCCCCGATTATTGTGGGGTGAAACGTTTCAGTCATCGGGTTCTCTGAACACTCGTAAAAGAGGAGAAGAGAGTCTAATTTGATTTGAAAAGAATCTACACTAAATTCAAACTGCCTCCGGAGGGAATCCACAAATTTCAGTTCCACATTTTTGCCACTGTTGTTTGACAGGGATATAAGACTCCATCGGTCAGAGTCATTGCACACTTTAACCATTTTCTGCACATAAGCTTCCtacaatttaaaagacaaaacaagaagATGAGCAaacctagaaaaaaataataaatacatccTCATCACAGCTGAGAATTATTTTGCTCCTCCCCTTTTGTTTTGTCAAGTTTCAGCAAAACACTACCTACAGGTTTAAACATTAAACAGTCttctgaaaacaacaacaacaaaaaatacatttaacgAGTGGTTCTGCTGTCTGGGGAAGAGACTAGAAGTAATAGTTTGAGGCTTTTGGCAGACATAGCACAGTACTAAGCGGTTCtgttgtcatgtctgacttttgaaatgttattttttgaGAATGCTCTTACAGGTACAAGATTCACACAATATAGCTGCAATATTCAAAAGACAGAAGGGCCTACAGTAAAAAGTCAGTCTGCCTCTCATCCTGTCCCTAGTCACCTAGTTTCCCCTCCACCCGCCAGGCAACTGATAGGATCAGTATCTTGTGGGTCCCCGCAGGGATTCTGTAGCTAAAATCAAATATGAACTAAATTAAGACATTCTGGGAGGCTGGTTCCTCAGATCATTTTGACGCGCTTTGAGCcaaagtggggaggaggggacccATTATATCCCGAACCCAACAACCAACCAGGAGAAAAGCCGTATTTAATCTTAATGCCTGGAGTCAGCAGAAAGCAGCTAGGAAATTAGTCACTTTTTCCAACACAATAATAAGCCCATTGACTCGCCTCTGCTGCAGGCTGCAGGAGACTCAAACAtccaatgaataaaaaaaaaaaaaaaaaagatggacaaCATTTCACTCTTCTACTTATCAGAATGTACGAATGTACTCCGGACAGGACTCAAGCAAGGAAAGCCAAGAGTTAAAAaataaggagaaggaagagagggcagggcagatgaggaagcagaaggCGCGGGGCGCTGAAGCAGCAAGTCAACGAAAACACTCAGACACAAGTCCACGCACCTTCGtgaactcagaaaaaaaataagataactgAAAAGCAAAATTAGCCAGGGCGCGCACACGGGTCCAGGTGGCCGACCCGAACCCCGGGTGTCAGCCGTGCAGCACTCGCGCCCGGCCCGCCGCGGGGGCCCCGGGCCCCTctggggtggcgggggtggggggaggtgattTACCTTGAGCGTGAGTGGTGTGATCTTCTCCTTGTTCACCCCTTCGGGTAAGAAGTCCAACAGGCAGTCCAGCACGACGTCCTTCACAGTCTGAAACTCCTCTTCCCCACGCAGGTCGGCGCAGAAGATCAGGTCCAGGTCTTTGTAGCCCAGGCCGCTGTCCTGGTGCAGGACGTGGCTGGCGGCCGAGCCGTTGAGGCGCACGTCGCGGACGCCGATGCGCTTCTCGGCCAGCCGCCGCCGCACCACCTTCACGATCAGGCTGGGCTGCAGTTCGAGCGTGGGGAAGTTGCCGCGCCCGTGGATCGGGATGGTCTCGCTCAGGATGCCGTCCAGCCGCTGCACTTGCTCCCAGTTCAGCACGTTGCAGTGCGCGGTGGGGCTCTCGCAGTATTCCAAGCAGTGCCCGGCAaacccgccgccgccgccgccgccgcagtcGCCGCCGCTCAGATCGCCGCCCAGGGGGATGTAGGGGCCGCCGGCCAGCTCGTCCTCGGCCATGGCAAAGTACTCTTCGCCTTCCGCCATGAAGTGCCCGCCGAACGCCACTTGGCCCTGGTCGGTCCTAAGAGAGAACgggggagtgggggaaggagcGCGCTGAGGACGCTGAGAAGCGGCCGGGCggacgggggaggggggggcCGCGAAGGCAGGAACGCGCCCCCTTTCTCCGCTTGAATCCCCCCGCCTCGCCTAGGGGGACACCCCAGAGACgctccctccccaggcccccgCGGTTCCCCAGCCGCGCGCCGCGCCCCGCAAGAGCAGCCCCGCACCAAAAGTATCTCTGATGCATCTGGAAAAGCGCAAGCGGGAGTCCCGTCTGTGTCACCTGGAGGCGGCCGCCCCTTCTAGGAGCGCGGCGAGCGAGGAACTGCGAGACAACTCTTCGCGAGCAGCGAGTGCGCTCCCAGCCGCGGCGAGCGACTCGAGTCCTTCCTAGACCCCCGCCGCCCGCGCCGGCCACTCCCGCCCCTCGCCCCCGCCCGCGCCGCCTGAGTCGCGGTGGTCCCGGAGGTGGCGGCtcctgctgccgccgccgccgccgcacaCGTTCCTGTCTCTGGAGCTTTAGCAGTTGTGCGGGAGAAACGGCCTCAGTACTTTTTTTATACGAGGTCCTCTGGGCGCTTCCGGGGCCCTGCGCCGCACGAATCGCCACACCCTCCTCATCTGCATAGGGCaccgcccccgcccgcccgccccgctGCCCGAGCCCCGCGGAGCTGAAAGGCTGCGGCGGCCGGTCCCGGAGCGCGAGGCCGGCGGCGGTTGTGAGTGTGCACTCGTGTGCTTGTACTTATATTTGACGTATGGatttcccccacacacacacaaagcccctctttttattttttattttttcccctccaacGAAGAAAGGTTTCCGATGCCTCAAGAGTTCTAAGTCGCCCGCACAACCAGAGCCCGGCGAAATTCGCGCAACTGCAGAAACTTCCCAAACATAAAATTCTCGCCTTTTCTGGCGCGTCATTATGGCATGTGGACGGGGCTCCAGAGGTTCTTTCAACTCCCCCAACCCCCGACCATCGTTTTATTAGACAATGTGTGGTGTCAAGCTAGACCATTTACTCCGTTAATAAACCCGGCCTCGGCGAGAACTAAGGCGCCCACTTCCCCTTGCCGGTCAGGCGGCGCGCGCGAGGGGAAGGGCGAGCTCCCCCGGGTTTCGATTCTCCAGACCTCAGGCGGCGCGGGGAGCTCGGCGTGAGCCCGCGgagcgcgggggcggggccgagcGTGCGCCCGTCTCCCGCGCGCGCGAGCGGGCCGGGGGCGCGGCGTGGGGCTAGCGCGCGTCTCCGAGCGGGCGCCCCGGCGGGCCTGACAGCCGGAAGGGCGCGCCGCCAGCGGCTGAGGACCCGGCGGGCCCGGAGTGCGGCGCGCGGGGAGCGCGCGGCCGCCCGGTCGCGCGAAGGGCTGCCGAGCCGGGCCGGACGCTCCGGCGGCGCGTTCTCTCGCCGAGACCTGAGGCGGAGAAGCGCGTTCGTTCCCGGGGCGCATAAGGTTTTCCTTTTTCAAGTGAGTGTGCTAATGTCGGTGTGAAACGAGCTGGTGTTTCACGACCCGCGAAAAGTACGAGTTTAAAGGACACAAACGTTCCTCTCGCAGCCCCTCAACTTCAGTCGCCTCAACGGCGCGAAAGGAGCGTGGTGTTATCTCCGTGCGCCCTCGCGCTCACACGCGCCCCCCGCCCAGCCCACCCCGGTCTTTGCTGGAAAGCGCCCCCCTCTTCGGACTGTCAATTCTGGCTGCTCGATGCCTCTTTTCAAACTTAAAAGAGTAACTTTCCTTCTCGTGGAGGCTGCgggctcctggggtggggggcgcctGGGAAGCTTGGAAATCCCCGCCTGTGGCCCCGCACGACCCCGGCCGCCCTGCCTGCGAGGGAACACGACACCCCCCTCCGAACAGGGGGAGCCCCGGCCTCGTCACCGAAGCTGAGTGCCTTGAGGGGGGTGCTGGAGAGTTAGGGGGGACGGTCACCCGCCGAGCCTCCAGCTGCGTGGCAACGCCGCCCCCTGCCGGTGCCCTGCGGCGCTGCTCTCAAAGCGGAGGAACCAGCGGGACCGCAGACGGAAGCCATTACTCCTCAGCGCCGGCCTCGCGAGGTGCGGGAGTCCCGGAAGGGACCGCGGAACAACCAACCACACGATTCTCACGGGCCCATCGCTTCCCCAGATGCACACTCATGGATCTAGTCACCTGTGCATAACTGCGCGTGTGTTGTGAGAAAGGTGTGATTTGACATAGAGCAGTGAtggacttggacttccctggtggcacagtggataagaatccgcctgccgattcaggagacatgagagacgcgggttccatccctgggtcgggaagatcccctggaggagggcgtgaaaactcactccagcactcttgcctggagaaccccatggacagaggagcctggtgggctacaatccacggggtcagaaacagccggacacgactgaagcgacatagtacacacacacacaatggtggACTAACTGGGACCAGCGGAGCTGGGGGAGACGAGAGGAGCGGCGTCCTTTTGATCGGATCTTGAAAAGTGGACTTGCCTTGGTAGttgggaaaggagaaaagcacTGCCAGCAAAAGGGAAGAATGTAAGAGAATTGGAGTTTGAGCAAGGCCTTATAGACCGCCACTGTAAGAAATGAGATTGGTGGTACATCTCGATACAAACCAGATTGGTTCTAGGAACTTCCTGAGAACCTCCGGGCAATACTCTCCTTAGCTCTTTACACTTAACACCTCGTTTAATCTTCACTTGAGAAGATATCCTCTATCACAGGGATTTGGAAACAAGAATTGTGAGGTATAGATTTGCCCAAATTTCATAGCTAATCAGTGGTGAGTTCAGGCCTCGAAACCAACccatttctctgctgctgctgctaagtcgcttcagtctgtctgactctgtgcaaccctatagacagcagcccaccaggctcctttgtccatgggattttccatgtccctgggattctccaagtaagaacactggagtgggttgccatttccttctccaatacatgaaagtgaaaagtgaaagtgcagtcgctcagtcgtgtctgactcttagcgaccccatggactgcagcctaccaggctcctctgtccatgggattttccaggcaagagtactggaatggggggccattgccttctccactcattTCTCTGGGGAGTGCTATTTAGCCATAGTTTTCAGAAATAGGATATATGTAGTCTACCAGTACCCCCTGGTACTTTGAACCTCTGGATTTGAACGAAAAAGAAAAGGCCTTTTCTATAATGAAACACATGTTCAAGGCTAGTATGAATTCTGGCcctgaaaacaaaagcaatggaGTAGATTAGGTAGtaggtgaaaatgaaagttagtcactcagtcacgtctgactgcaacaccatgtactatagcctgccaggctcctctgtccatggaattctccactcaagactactggagtgggtagtcattcccttctccaggggatcttctggacccagggctcgaacctgggtctccggcattgcaggtggattctttactgtctgagccagctgAGAAGCCCAGTATTGGGTACactgcactaaaaaaaaaaaaaaaataggtttagcCCCACTGccattattttatactttaaccCTTCTCTCAAAAAAagtggggaagaaaaaagaaagcattagAGTCTCTCAGCCCTTGGCTACCTGGGCTTCAGGAAATCTTAAAGATTTTGGCCTGTGGGGCTAAAGGAATCTACATTTTGGCAAGTTGTCCATGTGATTCCTAACACAAGGGCCCAGTCTCAATTTACACCAGGCTGACAAGGGATACTGCAGCCTGGTTCTCTAGGTGGGCACCTTCTCCCTGGCAGAGGCTGCTCTTTTCTGCCTGGCTGCTCTCATGTCCTTTCCCAAGAGTGGAGAGCATGGCTGAGAGGCAGAGGTGGAGCCTGAGGCCAGCTGCCAGAGAGCCTGCAGTGCATTAGATCCTATGCTGGAGAAGGGTGAGTCCCAGGGGCAGTGGGGCAAGATGCCTTCTCCCAAGTCTCCAGGACTTTGTGGCTGACACTTCCCTGACCCTCTAACAAAGTGTTAGGCCTCCGCATCTGGGTTCTCCCTTGCTAGCACCCTTCCTAATCCCAATAATCCAGACCTGCCACCTCCTGCGCTATTACATCTAGGATCTCTTACTTTTGGCAACACTGCATAGTATTTGACTGGATTCATATGGGCCTGATTCATAGTGGCCACTTTATACATATTGTTGAATGAAAGTGTCTGTTGTTCGTTGTTCTTTGTCCCTCTTCTCCCTGTCTTCAAACTGAGATAATATttacattctggaaaagaaacGGTTCATCCTTACATGAAATTGCAAATTTTGCAATTGCAAGTATTTCTTTTTCCCTAGAAACCAAACTAATTATCAAATGAGAAAGTCCCCACTCTCCAAACATGTTCATTGCCAAGATCACCTCTCAAGACAGTTACCCTTGGATTAAATTTAGGTGCAGAGTTGCCATATACATGTCTGTATACTAGGCTTTAAACAGGCTTTAATTTCTGTAGCTTTTTggtaaataatttactttttctcATCTTAAAGGGGAGAAAGATCTATGGCAATATAATGCTATATGTCTGTATCTGTAGTTCTTAAAGGAaagctaaaaaaagaaacacttatgGCTAGTTAACCTGGATTTAAAAGTGACAGTCTATCTGGActtagcaaaataaaaagttccatTTTGGCCTGGAGAGTACTTAATGTTACTGAGTTGGTTATAATGTGCCAGACACTATGCTCAGTATCTTATAGACaccatttcttttaaactttctcCACATATCAGAGCTCTACATATCACATCCCCGTTTTCCAGATGGGAGAGATGAGGCAGAGGAAGGTTAAGGAACTGACAGAAGTGGCAGAGCCTCAGTTCACAGCCACTCCTGTGGCTGCTCTCTGCAGCTTTTCCTCTGGGAGCCTTCCTTCCCCctgtcatttcattttccttttaagctTAAAACTGAACTGGAACTGTACTCTACTCCTACTTTCTTTCCAAATTCTATGTTCAGATTGTATAGAACATCGAAGACCAAGGTGTTTTGTCCTGAAACAGCTGCTGAGGTCAGAATGCACCTGGCTGGGTGGATGAGAGTATCTTCGTCAGTCAGAAAGGCCTGCCTCCCTGAATGGGGGGTCCAGAAAGTTAGCAGCCTTCCAAAGAGGCTTTgagaaaaccacacacacacacacacatagaaacagGGTGGGGAGGGTCACAGTCTGCCCCAATTTCACTTAGTCTCGCTACCCTTCCCATTTTGCTTTGTCTGCTTCCTGTCTTTTCAGGAATGTTTTCAGAAGATAAGCAGCAAATAAATATGCAATGATTCCCCCACGCTCACATCCAAACGTTGCTTAGAACACAGCAGTGAGGCCTggttcctctc
The sequence above is a segment of the Bos mutus isolate GX-2022 chromosome 9, NWIPB_WYAK_1.1, whole genome shotgun sequence genome. Coding sequences within it:
- the TENT5A gene encoding terminal nucleotidyltransferase 5A isoform X2; translation: MHQRYFWTDQGQVAFGGHFMAEGEEYFAMAEDELAGGPYIPLGGDLSGGDCGGGGGGGFAGHCLEYCESPTAHCNVLNWEQVQRLDGILSETIPIHGRGNFPTLELQPSLIVKVVRRRLAEKRIGVRDVRLNGSAASHVLHQDSGLGYKDLDLIFCADLRGEEEFQTVKDVVLDCLLDFLPEGVNKEKITPLTLKEAYVQKMVKVCNDSDRWSLISLSNNSGKNVELKFVDSLRRQFEFSVDSFQIKLDSLLLFYECSENPMTETFHPTIIGESVYGDFHEAFDHLCNKIIATRNPEEIRGGGLLKYCNLLVRGFRPASDEIKTLQRYMCSRFFIDFSDIGEQQRKLESYLQNHFVGLEDRKYDYLMTLHGVVNESTVCLMGHERRQTLNLITMLAIRVLADQNVIPNVANVTCYYQPAPYVADANFSNYYIAQVQPVFTCQQQTYSTWLPCN
- the TENT5A gene encoding terminal nucleotidyltransferase 5A isoform X1, with amino-acid sequence MAEGEEYFAMAEDELAGGPYIPLGGDLSGGDCGGGGGGGFAGHCLEYCESPTAHCNVLNWEQVQRLDGILSETIPIHGRGNFPTLELQPSLIVKVVRRRLAEKRIGVRDVRLNGSAASHVLHQDSGLGYKDLDLIFCADLRGEEEFQTVKDVVLDCLLDFLPEGVNKEKITPLTLKEAYVQKMVKVCNDSDRWSLISLSNNSGKNVELKFVDSLRRQFEFSVDSFQIKLDSLLLFYECSENPMTETFHPTIIGESVYGDFHEAFDHLCNKIIATRNPEEIRGGGLLKYCNLLVRGFRPASDEIKTLQRYMCSRFFIDFSDIGEQQRKLESYLQNHFVGLEDRKYDYLMTLHGVVNESTVCLMGHERRQTLNLITMLAIRVLADQNVIPNVANVTCYYQPAPYVADANFSNYYIAQVQPVFTCQQQTYSTWLPCN